In Sphingomonas psychrotolerans, the following proteins share a genomic window:
- a CDS encoding N-acetylmuramoyl-L-alanine amidase, protein MHLGWTPHGPARHIARVLFLLALLSGWLTGVPSWAGVVQEVRVHGDRIVVKFDAPVTQASAFLLSGPQRIALDVAGAEPGRVAIADGAVARIRQGAQGDGARVVFDLARPAIVTEGSFARDGRTLTLLLKTVDDERFARAAAERRMSFLPPFTYLQPARRHPYSVSMALPKRVSRAPLPRIYGDAGRPLVVIDAGHGGHDPGALSPDGSLREKEVTLKVAEAIKDALLASGRVRVALTREDDRFLVLQERYGLARRLKADLFISVHCDSAGNPDATGATVYTLSEVASDKEAARLAARENKADILAGVDLGVASPDISSILIDLTQRETMNASANFARLLGREAQPLIPIKANYHRMASLMVLKAPDMPSVLFETGYISNQADAAFLASSDGQRKVAQSVRKAVEIHFATRMASR, encoded by the coding sequence ATGCATTTGGGCTGGACCCCTCATGGCCCGGCGCGGCATATCGCGCGGGTGTTATTCCTGCTTGCCCTCCTCTCCGGCTGGTTGACCGGGGTGCCGAGCTGGGCAGGCGTGGTGCAGGAAGTGCGCGTGCACGGCGACCGCATCGTCGTGAAATTCGACGCGCCGGTCACCCAGGCGAGCGCGTTCCTGCTATCCGGACCGCAGCGGATCGCGCTGGACGTCGCCGGCGCCGAACCCGGCCGGGTCGCGATCGCCGACGGTGCCGTCGCGCGGATCCGCCAGGGCGCGCAGGGCGACGGCGCGCGCGTCGTCTTCGATCTCGCACGGCCGGCGATCGTCACCGAAGGCAGCTTCGCCAGGGACGGCCGCACGCTGACATTGTTGCTCAAGACCGTCGACGACGAACGCTTCGCGCGCGCCGCGGCCGAGCGGCGGATGAGCTTCCTGCCGCCGTTCACGTATCTGCAGCCGGCGCGCCGGCATCCGTACAGCGTGTCTATGGCGCTGCCGAAGCGGGTTTCGCGCGCGCCCTTGCCGCGGATTTACGGCGATGCGGGAAGGCCGCTCGTCGTGATCGACGCCGGGCATGGCGGGCACGATCCCGGGGCACTCTCCCCCGACGGCAGCCTGCGGGAGAAGGAAGTCACTCTGAAGGTCGCCGAGGCGATCAAGGACGCATTGCTCGCCTCGGGCCGGGTGCGGGTCGCGCTCACCCGCGAGGACGATCGCTTCCTCGTGCTCCAGGAGCGCTACGGACTCGCCCGGCGGCTCAAGGCCGATCTGTTCATCTCGGTCCATTGCGACAGCGCCGGCAATCCCGACGCGACCGGCGCGACGGTCTATACCCTGTCCGAAGTCGCGTCCGACAAGGAAGCCGCCCGCCTCGCCGCGCGCGAGAACAAGGCCGACATCCTCGCCGGAGTCGATCTCGGCGTCGCCAGTCCCGACATTTCGTCGATCCTGATCGATCTCACCCAGCGCGAGACGATGAACGCCAGCGCCAATTTCGCCCGTTTGCTGGGTCGCGAGGCGCAGCCGCTGATCCCGATCAAGGCCAATTACCACCGCATGGCCTCGCTGATGGTGCTGAAGGCGCCCGACATGCCGTCGGTGCTGTTCGAAACCGGTTATATCTCCAACCAGGCCGACGCGGCGTTCCTCGCCTCGAGCGACGGGCAGCGCAAAGTCGCGCAGAGCGTTCGCAAAGCAGTGGAAATCCACTTCGCCACGCGCATGGCATCGCGCTGA